A genomic stretch from Candidatus Methylomirabilota bacterium includes:
- the thrS gene encoding threonine--tRNA ligase: MIDSEEDRHLRLAGEADCAPEPLPTLRHSTAHLMAQAVRQLFPEVKVAIGPAIEDGFYYDFSRPAPFTPEDLERIETRMRELAKQDQPFVREEMPRDKAILFFEERHEPFKVEILRGIEAPTVSLYRQGDFVDLCRGPHVASTGAIKFFKLLSSSGAYWRGSEKNPMLQRIYGTAWLTQKDLDQYLWRLEEAKKRDHRKLGRELDLFEFHDAAPGAAFWLPGGMILVRELEKFAREHLDARGYQEISTPLLVNKKLWEQSGHWELYSENMFKLEVEDETFCLKPMNCPESSYVYRRTVRSYRDLPIRYSEMGRCHRNERSGTLSGLVRVRQFTQDDAHIYLRPDQVQDEITALLHLVGEWYKTFNLEPSFRLATRPPHSLGTDEQWNQAERALHEALKANGLAYQLKPQDGTFYGPKIDIDVRDVLGRPWQLATVQVDLTMLPERMECEYIDSDGQPKRPVVIHRAIFGSYERFIAILTEHFGGAFPTWLAPVQARVLPVSEKHAAYAATVHGRLRQAGIRASLDDRNEKLGYRIREAQVHKVPYTLVVGEREAQQGTASLRQRGSDQSAVLPIDQILHDIVAEIGSRSATLTVGRSG, from the coding sequence ATGATCGATTCCGAGGAAGATAGGCATCTGAGGCTGGCCGGGGAGGCCGACTGCGCCCCCGAGCCGCTGCCCACGCTGCGCCACTCGACCGCGCATCTCATGGCACAGGCCGTGAGGCAGCTCTTCCCCGAGGTCAAGGTCGCCATCGGTCCCGCCATCGAGGACGGCTTCTACTACGATTTCTCCAGGCCCGCCCCCTTCACGCCCGAGGACCTCGAGCGCATCGAGACGCGGATGCGCGAGCTCGCCAAGCAGGACCAGCCCTTCGTCCGCGAGGAGATGCCGCGGGACAAGGCCATCTTGTTCTTCGAGGAGCGCCACGAGCCCTTCAAGGTGGAGATCCTGCGCGGCATCGAGGCGCCCACCGTCTCGTTGTACCGCCAGGGCGACTTCGTGGACCTCTGCCGCGGGCCGCACGTCGCCTCCACGGGCGCGATCAAGTTCTTCAAGCTCCTGTCCTCGTCCGGCGCCTACTGGCGCGGGAGCGAGAAGAACCCGATGCTCCAGCGCATCTACGGCACCGCCTGGCTCACCCAGAAGGATCTGGACCAGTACCTCTGGCGGCTCGAGGAGGCCAAGAAGCGCGATCACCGCAAGCTGGGGCGCGAGCTCGACCTCTTCGAGTTCCACGACGCGGCGCCGGGGGCGGCCTTCTGGCTGCCCGGCGGGATGATCCTCGTCCGCGAGCTGGAAAAGTTCGCGCGCGAGCATCTCGACGCGCGGGGCTACCAGGAGATCTCGACGCCGCTGCTCGTCAACAAGAAGCTCTGGGAGCAGTCGGGGCACTGGGAGCTCTACAGCGAGAACATGTTCAAGCTGGAGGTGGAGGACGAGACGTTCTGCCTCAAGCCCATGAACTGCCCCGAGTCGAGCTACGTCTATCGGCGCACGGTGCGCTCCTACCGCGATCTGCCCATTCGCTACTCGGAGATGGGGCGCTGCCACCGCAACGAGCGCTCCGGCACGCTCTCGGGTCTCGTCCGCGTCCGCCAGTTCACGCAAGACGACGCGCACATCTATCTCCGGCCGGACCAGGTCCAGGACGAGATCACGGCGCTCCTGCACCTTGTCGGAGAGTGGTACAAGACGTTCAACCTTGAGCCCTCGTTCAGGCTGGCCACGCGGCCCCCGCACAGCCTCGGGACGGACGAGCAATGGAATCAGGCGGAGCGGGCGCTCCACGAAGCCCTCAAGGCCAACGGGCTCGCCTACCAGCTCAAGCCGCAGGACGGCACGTTCTACGGTCCCAAGATCGACATCGACGTCCGGGACGTTCTCGGACGGCCGTGGCAGCTCGCCACTGTGCAGGTCGACCTGACCATGCTGCCCGAGCGCATGGAGTGCGAGTACATCGACTCTGACGGCCAGCCCAAGCGGCCGGTGGTCATCCACCGCGCCATCTTCGGCTCCTACGAGCGCTTCATCGCCATCCTGACCGAGCACTTCGGCGGCGCCTTTCCCACGTGGCTGGCCCCCGTGCAGGCCCGCGTCCTGCCCGTGAGCGAGAAGCACGCCGCGTATGCCGCGACCGTGCACGGGCGGCTCCGCCAGGCGGGGATCCGCGCGAGCCTCGACGACCGCAACGAGAAGCTGGGCTATCGGATCCGCGAGGCCCAGGTGCACAAGGTGCCGTACACGCTGGT